In Bacteroides cellulosilyticus, the genomic stretch CCTGTGCTTTTGCCGGGGGATTGTTGAAGTCTATTTCGCACGATTTAAGCATAATCAATGTATCACTATATAGGTTATCTAAAAACTCGATAAACAATTTCAGGAAATCTTCACGGGTATTCCCTGCCTTGAAATAATCGGAAATATCCTTTTCCTCTTTTGTACCGGAAAGCGGTAGAAGCAACCGTTTTACTCCAAATTCTTCCAACTGCTTTTCCTGTTTGCGTGCGCTTTCCTTGCCCGTTTTATCGGTATCATACAATAGGATGATATGTTTAAAACGGAACGTCAGTTTATAAATCAGGGTAGGTGGGATAGTCACCGTTTCACTGTTGAAGCAGATAGCATGAAAACCATGTGCCGCCAATGACATGACATCTTTTTCACCGCCCGTAATAAACAGTGTATCACCCTTTGCGGGCAGTTGTTCCAATCCGAAACAATAGTTTTCCCCGAAGTTACCACCATATAGGAAACGAGTTTTCGAGAACGGACGATATAGCTTTATATACCGTTTACTTTTATACCCGTACATAGGTTCTGTTACGGATGAAGTATAAGTGAACGGTGTTCCATCCGCCGTTACACTCTGAAAGTCCCGTAGGGAACACACCTTATAGAGTTCCAACACTTCCGGTGTGATACCATACTGTTGCCAGTACATCAATTCGGCAAGCGGAAATTTCTGTTCCCTGAACTGGTAAGGTTTGCTTTCCTTTTCAGGTGTTTCTTCCGGTATATCATCTACTATACGGCAAGAAGTACGGGTAACTGGTATCGGATTGCCTGTTGCCAGTCCCAATCCCAAATCCCGGTCTATGGTTTCCAGTATTTCTATAAAATCCATCGAATTATTGCAGTCCAACCCTTTAAGTTGCCCCACGAAAAAGAAACAATCACCGCTATAATTGTCATTGCCAAAATCTTTCATCTTATATATACCACTTCGGCGGTCGAAATAGATATTACAGGACGCTTTATTATCTTCATAAAGCGGGTTCAAGAAATTTCGACCTATCCGCCAATTACCGGGTACATAGTGCTTGAATACAGATAGCCCGTTACTTGTCCTTTCTAATATTTTTTCTTTCCTTAACATATAGCTGGTGGTTGTTTATCAGGTCGTTAATATTCTCCTTATTGCTTTTTATCAGGCGTTCTTCCAGCATCCGTTTTACTTCGCTGATTTTGTAGAAGTAACGTCCTCGAATATTAGAGTAGGCAATAGTTCCAGCCACTCGCAGACGTTGGAGTGTCTTTTCACTGATTTTCAAAAATGTGCAGACCTCGTAACTATCCACCCAAATTTCATCCTCGTTAGTACTTTCCGCTTCTGTGTGATTGAATATATAATCGGCGATAGCGGTAATTTTGTTGTCTAATTCCTTATAGGCTTTTGACTCGAATGTTATTATCTCCATTTTGCTAACTAATTGATTTGCTGCAAAGGTCGGGTGTTCCAAAAGATAAAACTTACAAGATACAACCAAGTTGGTTGATTTATTTTTTTGTGGAAATTGGTATTGAAATAGGGTGAAATAAGAGGAAAAGATGGTAAAAATCCCCTTTAGGATAGGACATAAAAAAACTACCAAGTTGGTAGTAACTTGGTAGTTTTTTAGAGGAAGTTTATTATAGTTTGTCGTCTTCGTCCATTTTGCGCAACAGCTTATTTATAAGGTTAGTAAGGAATGATGTTTTATCTTTTTTTCTCTCTCTGATTGCAAGATAAGTTCGGTAATAGTCCCCTAAGTCTATTTTGAACGATGCTTCTATATAAGTCATAATCTCTTTAATATCAGCGTTGCCATCATTCAAAACTCCGGCAGCATATATGGCATAGCCCAATTCGATAGCAGCAATTTTAGTCCCAGTCCATCGAAAAGGGTTATCCGGTAGTGAAGCCCGGCTAATACTTATTATTTCTTGTTTTTCGACATCTTGTAATCGTTGCTGCAGATAAATTTCCAGCATATCATAAGCCAACATTTTAGCAACCCTATGGTCACAACATGTAGAAAACAGTGGGTCTTTATCGAACATACAACAGTTATGGCATAGTTTATAATTTTCATGTCCTCTAAGGAAATAATATCTATCTAAGTGAGTCGCTTTAGAACGATAATACTGGTAGAAGTCAAGATTGGCATTGCAAAACTCTGTTATTGTTGTTTGTTTCTTTTTATAATACTCTTTAAGAACCTCTTTGCTACCATTGGGTTTTCTTAATTCAAGTGTGTATATATCATTGAAATATATCAGTTTACTTAGAATAAACGGCTTAACGTTTTTAAAGAATGATATTTCTTCATTCTCATCTTGAAAAGTGTATTGATGTATAAACTCTCTTAATTCTTCAAATAATGGTTTAATAAAATCAATCATATATATAGCTTTATCAGGAGATATATCACTATCTATACAGGATGTTTCTATTTCTGTATTGATTTTAGATATTATTTTATCTAAAAAATGTTTCATATTTTAGTGTAAATAAATTTACTTTACGTGATTGATTTATTGACTAATTTTATTTATCCATATTAATTTATATATGTGATAACCCTGAATGATTACAGCAATTGTACATCCTATCAGAAAGGGCATTGAATTTAATAGAAATCCATATATTAT encodes the following:
- a CDS encoding helix-turn-helix domain-containing protein, translating into MEIITFESKAYKELDNKITAIADYIFNHTEAESTNEDEIWVDSYEVCTFLKISEKTLQRLRVAGTIAYSNIRGRYFYKISEVKRMLEERLIKSNKENINDLINNHQLYVKERKNIRKDK
- a CDS encoding RteC domain-containing protein, whose amino-acid sequence is MKHFLDKIISKINTEIETSCIDSDISPDKAIYMIDFIKPLFEELREFIHQYTFQDENEEISFFKNVKPFILSKLIYFNDIYTLELRKPNGSKEVLKEYYKKKQTTITEFCNANLDFYQYYRSKATHLDRYYFLRGHENYKLCHNCCMFDKDPLFSTCCDHRVAKMLAYDMLEIYLQQRLQDVEKQEIISISRASLPDNPFRWTGTKIAAIELGYAIYAAGVLNDGNADIKEIMTYIEASFKIDLGDYYRTYLAIRERKKDKTSFLTNLINKLLRKMDEDDKL
- a CDS encoding bifunctional DNA primase/helicase, which gives rise to MLRKEKILERTSNGLSVFKHYVPGNWRIGRNFLNPLYEDNKASCNIYFDRRSGIYKMKDFGNDNYSGDCFFFVGQLKGLDCNNSMDFIEILETIDRDLGLGLATGNPIPVTRTSCRIVDDIPEETPEKESKPYQFREQKFPLAELMYWQQYGITPEVLELYKVCSLRDFQSVTADGTPFTYTSSVTEPMYGYKSKRYIKLYRPFSKTRFLYGGNFGENYCFGLEQLPAKGDTLFITGGEKDVMSLAAHGFHAICFNSETVTIPPTLIYKLTFRFKHIILLYDTDKTGKESARKQEKQLEEFGVKRLLLPLSGTKEEKDISDYFKAGNTREDFLKLFIEFLDNLYSDTLIMLKSCEIDFNNPPAKAQVIISAGDVPLGTQGNLFGITGGEGTGKSNYIAAMLAGFICQPDKEVDTLGIQIAANSKHKAVLLYDTEQSEVQLFKNVSNLLARAKQPNKPEELKAFCLTGMSRKERLHAIVQSMDKFYYQYGGIQLVVIDGIADLVKSANDEVESVAVIDELYRLAGIYNTCILCVLHFVPNGLKLRGHLGSELQRKAATILSIEKDEEPTQSVVKALKVRDGSPLDVPLMLFSWDKAAGMHLYRGEKTREEKEKRKEKELVGVARDVFGRQEHITYIDLCEQIQQILDVKERTAKSYIRFMRERDIIIKDPSNQSYFMIGLI